One genomic segment of Labrus bergylta chromosome 17, fLabBer1.1, whole genome shotgun sequence includes these proteins:
- the ptger4b gene encoding prostaglandin E receptor 4 (subtype EP4) b translates to MNSTESPRASNPPTIPVIMFIFGVVGNVIAIVVLRISRKEQKETTFYTLVCGLAVTDLLGTLLASPVTIATYVKGAWPGGDPLCQYSGFILLFFFLVQLSIVFAMSVERFLAINHAYFYNEYVNQKLAAITLLGIYISNMVFCAMPSVGIGEVKAQNPGTWCFIDWKNNDTAVETFNLMYAGVNSVIVLATVICNVMVCGALILMHKRFLRRTSLGTDQRRIAEFRRRRSFGRLAAAEIQMVILLIATSAVVLICSIPLVLRIFVNQLYTNQKEEPNGLNKDLLAIRMASVNPILDPWIYILLRKTVVLKLMEKIKCLFCKMGGRGGRNGGQFRCADRRFSSSIVSRESPSLVSREMQEIVHTSQTLLYPSEGNISGRLGSFQAGERDAQTLQGSPRVEEPQMGLLQSDLEDTKPGRTLEELPVCNKDPALHVTFTDETANTLEKCI, encoded by the exons ATGAACTCCACGGAATCCCCGCGGGCGTCTAATCCGCCCACCATCCCGGTGATCATGTTCATTTTCGGGGTGGTGGGGAATGTAATCGCGATTGTTGTTCTACGGATATCACGgaaggaacagaaggagaccaCATTTTACACGCTTGTGTGTGGCCTGGCGGTGACAGACCTTCTAGGTACCCTGCTGGCCAGCCCCGTCACTATCGCCACCTACGTGAAGGGCGCGTGGCCAGGCGGGGATCCGCTGTGCCAGTACTCCGGCTTcatcctgctcttcttcttcttggtccAGCTCAGCATCGTGTTTGCGATGTCGGTGGAGAGATTTTTGGCGATTAACCACGCGTATTTCTACAACGAGTACGTCAACCAAAAACTCGCTGCCATTACTCTTTTGGGCATTTACATCTCCAACATGGTGTTCTGCGCGATGCCCAGCGTGGGGATCGGAGAAGTGAAGGCGCAGAACCCTGGGACCTGGTGCTTCATAGACTGGAAGAACAATGACACAGCAGTGGAGACTTTCAATCTGATGTACGCAGGTGTGAATTCCGTCATTGTACTCGCCACCGTCATATGCAACGTGATGGTGTGCGGGGCTCTGATCCTGATGCACAAGCGCTTCCTCCGGCGCACGTCTTTGGGCACGGACCAAAGGCGCATCGCGGAGTTCAGGCGCAGGCGGAGCTTTGGACGTttagctgctgcagagatccagATGGTGATCCTGCTTATTGCGACCTCCGCTGTGGTTCTCATCTGCTCCATACCTTTAGTG TTGAGGATCTTTGTGAATCAGCTGTACACAAACCAGAAAGAAGAGCCTAATGGGTTGAACAAAGACCTGCTGGCTATCCGCATGGCCTCCGTCAACCCCATCTTGGACCCTTGGATCTACATCCTGCTCAGAAAGACAGTTGTCCTCAAGTTGATGGAAAAAATTAAGTGTCTGTTCTGCAAAATGGGAGGGCGAGGTGGAAGGAACGGCGGGCAGTTCCGCTGCGCCGACCGacgcttctcctcctccatcgtCTCCAGGGAATCTCCATCCCTGGTTTCACGTGAAATGCAGGAAATAGTGCACACATCGCAGACTCTCCTGTACCCGTCCGAGGGAAACATCTCCGGGCGTCTGGGGTCCTTTCAAGCGGGGGAACGGGATGCACAGACATTACAGGGCAGCCCGAGGGTTGAAGAACCTCAGATGGGGCTTTTGCAGAGTGATTTAGAGGACACAAAACCAGGAAGGACACTTGAAGAGCTTCCAGTGTGCAACAAGGACCCAGCTTTGCACGTGACCTTTACAGACGAGACTGCAAACACACTGGAGAAATGTATATAA